TTTTCCGCCACTTCGGGGTCCTCCAGCAGCGGTGGAGCTTCGAATAACATTGCACGCATATTTAAAGTATCCCAGATGATTTTCGGACATAAAGCGGGTTGATTGCCATTTTCATCTGTCCAAATGCAGCCGATGAGACGTGGTTTAATTTTCTCAGTTTTCTTTTTCATCTCTTGTGCAAACTCCTGCTGCAGCACTTGTAGTTTTGCCTTTTGCGCTTCACGTGTGTTGGCGTCGAGTACCTCATCCTCATTTTGCAGCTCTTCGTCACTGAGATGACCATGTGGCACAAACCATTCGTTGTCGACCTCGTAGTCATCGTCTTCTGACTCTTTTTCTTTCTCATCATCACTGCCGTCCAGCGATTCGCCAGGCTCCTCTTCTTCCCACTCGAGATCAGAATCGACTTCGTAGTCGAAAAATTTCtgtgtaaattaatttattgtatatagcgtcaaaatcaaaaattccaTTTTAGCTAGCAATCAACACTTACCGCATCTTGCACGAAAGGTCGCCTTGGCTTTATCACATCTGTTCGTTTTCTCCATGTGCCATAAAATGGAGGTCTACGATTTTCAtggaatttataaaatttggctCGGAAATGTTCGATTGGTGCGTGCGTCTCTTCCACAATTGCTTGCCCTGCGCGATCCAGCTCGTCATCTAAAGcgcataattttaatattaaggtTAGTAAAGAGTGAAGTAcctatataaaaagaaaattagaaCCTATGATTTGAACGTCGTCTTCGGATATTTTCGTATCTACTGATATGCGCCTCCATATGCCTGGTATTATTTTGCCACTCTTAAGTTCCTCCAGATATAAATTAGTAGTTTTTGGTGGCACATCTGCCATAAAAGTCTCAAGCTGTTCTCTACAGGGAGCGGTAAGCTGTTTTCGACGGATTGGCGCCAATTTCATGTCACCTTTGACCTCAAATGGGCGGAAAGCTAGAATTTCAGGTTCATTATCGTCATTctgttgtgcttgttgttgtccAGCTTCGCCATCGGCATTTGCTGCGCGTTTGGCTTTGAAGAACTTTTGAAAAGCTTCCGCTTCTTTCTTAGCTTTCAAATCTGCACCTTCTTTACGCTTTCGCTCCTCTTCTTTTTTACGTAATTCTTCCTCTTTTGCTTCATTGCGTTTTCGCTTTTCTTCATTCTTCACTTCCTGTTCGGCCAGTCGCTTCCGTTCTTTTTCCTCACGTTCTTTACGCTTCTGCTCGTCACGTTCCTCACGTTCTTTGCGTTTCTGTTCGTCTTTCTCCTCACGTTCTTTACGGCGTTGCTCCTCACGTTCCTCCCGCTCGCGCTTCTTTGACAATTCCTTAGCCTCCTTATCCCgctgcttttgcaatttttcctCCTGCAAACGACGCTCCTTCTCTTCACGTGCCTTACGCCTTTGTTCTATTAACTGTACCTGTTTCGGTGTAAGATTTTTCTTCGTTGCATGTGCTTCGTCATTGGCTATTTTTGGTGTAGCCGCAACTCTTGGTGTGCTTTCCTCAGCAAAAGACCTGCTTTCATCATTGTTAGAAGTTGCACTTTCGGAATCCGAAGTACTATTTATAACCACTGAAATTTCTGCAACACTTTCATTATCTTCAATCTCATTGACTTTAAACGGGGATTTCTTATTTGTGCTAACTTTTCCTTTTTCGGATGTGGTTGGGGTTTCTACAGACTTTTTATCCTTATTTGCTCTAGTTGCTCTGGTTGGTGTTTTAGGCTTTTGCTCAGGTGTTTTTTTAGCCTTTTTATTGTTACCTGCTTTAATCGGCTTTGCTTGTGGTGATTTGTTTCCTTCTGTAATTTGTGGTTTACTAGATCTTTTAACAATTGTTTCATTACCTTTCGTTGGTGATTCTGTAATCACAATTGGATCCTTTTCAGTCGAAATAAGTTCAACATCATCAAGCTTTGTTGGAGAAGAATGTTTAATCTGTTTTTTAATCGTTTCGTTGGATTTTGCAGTTATTGGTTTTAGCTTTGGCGaatcattagttttattaattatagtaGTGGACTTCTGGATTTTTGAAGAATGTTCCGATGTAGTATCTTTTGACTTAACAGTCTCAGAGCTACTTCTGCTGTCCAACTCTGAATCTGGCAGGTCAGTTTCATTTCCCCCGATTTCCACGACCAGCACATTTGAGTTTTCCTCCGACTCTGTGATACTGCAATCATCAATCATAGTACTGGATACCTTATCAGAATCGTCTACCTATGTAAATTGAAATGGTGAGTTTGATAGGTTTAGTAATCTGGcaataattgtatgtatgtaagtatgtattttgataaagtaattttaaaattagaatattaattttcatgaaatattatacatttttatatagcgtatattttttatatacctcTGTAGATTAAGTTtaatataattacaataatacaaaaatgaGTACAAAATACGGTTTACCTTTTTCGGTTCATTTGGCGAACCCTCCACTTTTTGCCGCTTTACCCTAATATCTTCATTTTCATCACTAGATATAATAACTTCTGCATTTTTGGAGTCTGCTGTAATCATAGATTTTCTTCGCTTGTTTGTCTTGGCACTTCCGAGTGGCAATTTTATTTGTACTTTTGTTGCACTACCACCTGTTTTAGTGTTGGTCGATTTATTTTTCGCACTTCCGGGCGTGTTCGAGTTTTTAGCTTTTGCACTCTTTGGTGTATTTGCATCTTTCTCTGTGGCGGCCCTCGGTTTTGGCGTGTGTGGTGAACTAACATCGTTGCTTACTTTGTTTTTAGCTTGTTTAGTTGATTTCGGAGTTTTTGTTGCGACAGGAGTTTTCTTGACTTGTTTTCCAACCTTTTCATTGCTACTTGCATTTTTTTCATCCTCTGTTCTTTCCGCATCCTTAACCTTATCATCATCATCTTCCAAGATAGCATCATCATCTAATAGTATAACATCATCTTGCTCATCagttttcaacttttttgtgcTCACagtcaagttctctttgctagCAGATCGTCCACGCAATTCATCAGTTGCCGCAGAATCAGCTTTTTCACTTTCCTCGTCTTCAAATGATAACTTGCGTTTTCTACCATCTTTTGCTTTCTCATCTATATCCTTGGTTGAAATTGAACTTGCAGTGGCAGTGGGAGTTCCAGTTGGAATTATTTTGAACGGTAGCCGTGCCTGCACAAGCTTCTTTCCGCTTGATTTTCTCGCAGTACCGCCCTCTCGTTTGCTCGTAGCGGGCGTTGTGACTGCCGGACTTTGCATACCTTAATATTTGgtgaaaatactaaaatttatgaaaacactgaaattaattacaaaattctCAAAAACACGGCTTTAAAATGTCAAATCGTGCgcgaatgaaaacaaaaagcgcgCCAACATTTGTGATGAAGTTGGATGCGAGACTTAACGCTATTGTCAGCTGTTTCAGCTGtcaacagagaacgtatatcatatacgttctctgctttaacgtcatttcaattacatatgggcctaaaattatatatggaatattcgttgtgtctatttatagcatttcgcatattgtgtggtgtatttttctttttcgaagttatatttttcgatgttccctcatctggaattacaaattagtattcaaaaagatttcatttaacatttgctccttctctattcatttacgttctctgatattgTAGTTGCGCATAAAAATCTAAATGCATCAAgcatttaattgttattgtgatattaattattgtaaaaagtataattatgtattaattaaggctaataaatttaattgtagcCATAacacttaatatatttaaaaatatataggacatacatacatttcctTCACATTAATATcaaattattcatatatttcaGCGATGGAGCATAATGCCGGATATGTGTCATTTTTGCCACTTATGCAAGCCGATGCAGTTGGACCCTCTGCGTAGATGGGACGATTCTGTAAAGTAGCTGAGGCATAATTGCATGTAAATAAAACGTTATTGTATTGCTTATCCTTGTAGCGTGACGCAGCACATCCCACATGATGACTCGCTTCGGTAACCATGAGTGCGAAGTGTGAAAAATCTTTACTAAAAATTGAATCAAATATATTAACACAAGCCTTTAAAAaagatttgtatatatataatataaatgtctGTACTACTGCTTACTATATTTCAAAATCATTTGGATACTTTCTCATGTAAGTCATTGAACTAGCAACATATTCTTCAAACCAACTTTCGATAGCATCTTGAATGATTTCCTTATTACTGAATGCACTCTCTTTGCCGGTGTAACCTTGACTGACAATATTTTGACCGGTATACTTGAAGCGTCTGACATTTCGACATCCATCATATTCGCATTCGCATTTTTTAACATTGTAGGTAGCAACGTCAGCCAATTCCTTGTCCCACTGCATTACAGCCATACGCTTAGCGCTCGCATAATCCGTTACATTTCCAG
The sequence above is drawn from the Bactrocera oleae isolate idBacOlea1 chromosome 5, idBacOlea1, whole genome shotgun sequence genome and encodes:
- the Caf1-180 gene encoding chromatin assembly factor 1 subunit A-B; this encodes MQSPAVTTPATSKREGGTARKSSGKKLVQARLPFKIIPTGTPTATASSISTKDIDEKAKDGRKRKLSFEDEESEKADSAATDELRGRSASKENLTVSTKKLKTDEQDDVILLDDDAILEDDDDKVKDAERTEDEKNASSNEKVGKQVKKTPVATKTPKSTKQAKNKVSNDVSSPHTPKPRAATEKDANTPKSAKAKNSNTPGSAKNKSTNTKTGGSATKVQIKLPLGSAKTNKRRKSMITADSKNAEVIISSDENEDIRVKRQKVEGSPNEPKKVDDSDKVSSTMIDDCSITESEENSNVLVVEIGGNETDLPDSELDSRSSSETVKSKDTTSEHSSKIQKSTTIINKTNDSPKLKPITAKSNETIKKQIKHSSPTKLDDVELISTEKDPIVITESPTKGNETIVKRSSKPQITEGNKSPQAKPIKAGNNKKAKKTPEQKPKTPTRATRANKDKKSVETPTTSEKGKVSTNKKSPFKVNEIEDNESVAEISVVINSTSDSESATSNNDESRSFAEESTPRVAATPKIANDEAHATKKNLTPKQVQLIEQRRKAREEKERRLQEEKLQKQRDKEAKELSKKREREEREEQRRKEREEKDEQKRKEREERDEQKRKEREEKERKRLAEQEVKNEEKRKRNEAKEEELRKKEEERKRKEGADLKAKKEAEAFQKFFKAKRAANADGEAGQQQAQQNDDNEPEILAFRPFEVKGDMKLAPIRRKQLTAPCREQLETFMADVPPKTTNLYLEELKSGKIIPGIWRRISVDTKISEDDVQIIDDELDRAGQAIVEETHAPIEHFRAKFYKFHENRRPPFYGTWRKRTDVIKPRRPFVQDAKFFDYEVDSDLEWEEEEPGESLDGSDDEKEKESEDDDYEVDNEWFVPHGHLSDEELQNEDEVLDANTREAQKAKLQVLQQEFAQEMKKKTEKIKPRLIGCIWTDENGNQPALCPKIIWDTLNMRAMLFEAPPLLEDPEVAEKSELGSPTNNEKTVEKVKPIKITERMLNDLVRLVHGNQHSKNFLIKEFIAYLEASEESIKNGEVRGPIKSIVREKIDDFAEWTITESTKAEQNNKKKNKKRLCWVVSADVLKKMGLEDLGLHNTWKYTLQPRSSKDETTKAEAKVATETEAKAITEIAGDVENPNDAVSKTSDKKQTKKEKAKSIQAKEKKVKTKSEITKFTKVQPPKASEPKSPKATLTPATKEDANASSVECNESSPAAVTSPAITKPTANVKKRVPLLMSVARGQNIPQPTKNALISEFLKKSSAEKVTPASETANAATTSTAKEASEVVELD
- the LOC106625948 gene encoding antigen 5 like allergen Cul n 1 isoform X1; this encodes MQIFYASVLTTLLRLSTALEDYCDPELCSNTGGNTHIACKNNGSFHERCPPDARLVDLTFYIPLILKEHNERRNKVAAGNVTDYASAKRMAVMQWDKELADVATYNVKKCECEYDGCRNVRRFKYTGQNIVSQGYTGKESAFSNKEIIQDAIESWFEEYVASSMTYMRKYPNDFEIYKDFSHFALMVTEASHHVGCAASRYKDKQYNNVLFTCNYASATLQNRPIYAEGPTASACISGKNDTYPALCSIAEIYE
- the LOC106625948 gene encoding venom allergen-1 isoform X2; translated protein: MQIFYASVLTTLLRLSTALEDYCDPELCSNTGGNTHIACKNNGEHNERRNKVAAGNVTDYASAKRMAVMQWDKELADVATYNVKKCECEYDGCRNVRRFKYTGQNIVSQGYTGKESAFSNKEIIQDAIESWFEEYVASSMTYMRKYPNDFEIYKDFSHFALMVTEASHHVGCAASRYKDKQYNNVLFTCNYASATLQNRPIYAEGPTASACISGKNDTYPALCSIAEIYE